A portion of the Aquicoccus sp. G2-2 genome contains these proteins:
- a CDS encoding SH3 domain-containing protein translates to MWRFILITFAFLFFGLYELSGGADYQPKDGSLQRPIAAAEPATAPRPAHKPVPANSQVVLAKAGTDSLRAPEVRVRISDASKRARLTQGAQAKPEVAGVSTVAANPDKIARLIAAARVSHQADPAPKVTVQPAYADVNGAVDGDIREVKPARVNLRQGPGTIYEIEAKLVQGTKVEVLDDDGMGWVELRVLDTGETGWMAEYLLVSVN, encoded by the coding sequence ATGTGGCGCTTTATTTTGATAACGTTCGCGTTTCTGTTCTTTGGATTATACGAGCTGAGCGGCGGCGCGGATTACCAGCCCAAGGACGGCTCTTTGCAACGGCCAATCGCGGCGGCGGAGCCTGCGACGGCACCGCGCCCGGCGCACAAACCGGTACCGGCGAATTCGCAGGTGGTGTTGGCCAAGGCGGGCACCGATAGCCTGCGCGCGCCAGAGGTCAGGGTGCGGATAAGCGATGCCAGCAAGCGCGCCCGGCTGACCCAAGGCGCGCAGGCCAAACCCGAGGTAGCGGGCGTTTCCACCGTGGCCGCCAACCCCGACAAGATTGCCCGACTGATCGCCGCCGCACGTGTAAGCCATCAGGCAGACCCTGCGCCCAAGGTGACCGTTCAACCCGCATATGCCGATGTGAATGGCGCGGTTGACGGCGATATTCGTGAGGTGAAACCGGCGCGGGTGAATTTGCGCCAAGGGCCGGGCACGATCTATGAGATTGAAGCCAAGTTGGTGCAAGGCACCAAGGTGGAAGTGCTTGACGATGATGGCATGGGTTGGGTCGAGTTGCGGGTGCTCGACACCGGAGAGACCGGCTGGATGGCCGAATACCTGCTGGTTTCGGTTAACTGA
- a CDS encoding DUF2796 domain-containing protein, giving the protein MKHAVFLIALVTALPAFAEGSRQLGAHEHGVGTLNIALEGTDVAMTFEAPGADIVGFEYAAESDSDLAALDAAIARLGAPLDLFVMPDAAGCSVVKAQAELESENGHGDHDEAHDDHAGEGHDDHGDEDHGGEDHADHAEEAGHTEFHAEYTLTCDAPDALTEIGFAYFEAFPNAREVEVQIITRAGAQAFEVERDAPVLKLER; this is encoded by the coding sequence ATGAAACACGCAGTCTTTCTTATTGCCCTTGTTACAGCTTTGCCTGCGTTTGCAGAGGGCTCTCGCCAGTTGGGTGCCCATGAACATGGCGTCGGTACGTTGAATATCGCGCTTGAAGGGACGGACGTCGCGATGACGTTTGAGGCCCCCGGTGCCGATATTGTGGGGTTTGAATACGCCGCCGAAAGCGACAGCGATCTTGCGGCCCTTGATGCCGCTATTGCCAGACTTGGCGCACCGCTTGATTTGTTTGTTATGCCGGATGCGGCGGGCTGTTCTGTCGTTAAGGCACAGGCGGAGCTTGAAAGTGAAAATGGGCACGGCGACCATGATGAGGCCCACGACGATCACGCCGGGGAAGGCCATGACGATCATGGCGATGAAGATCATGGTGGTGAAGATCACGCGGACCACGCGGAGGAAGCCGGCCATACAGAATTCCATGCAGAATACACGCTGACCTGCGATGCCCCGGATGCCCTGACTGAGATCGGCTTCGCATATTTTGAGGCTTTCCCGAATGCACGAGAGGTTGAGGTGCAGATCATCACCAGAGCGGGCGCGCAGGCGTTTGAAGTGGAGCGCGATGCGCCAGTGTTGAAACTGGAGCGTTGA
- a CDS encoding electron transfer flavoprotein subunit beta/FixA family protein, with the protein MKVLVPVKRVIDYNVKVRVKADGSGVDLANVKMSMNPFDEIAVEEAIRLREAGKAEEVVAVSIGVKQAQETLRTALAMGADRAILVIAADDVHQDIEPLAVAKILKAIVDEEKPGLVLAGKQAIDNDMNATGQMLAALLGWSQATFASELEIDGDHAKVTREVDGGLQTIKVTMPAIVTVDLRLNEPRYASLPNIMKAKKKPLDEKTADDYGVDAAPRLEITGTAEPESRKAGEIVPDVETLVAKLKEKGVV; encoded by the coding sequence ATGAAGGTTCTTGTGCCTGTCAAACGCGTGATCGACTATAACGTGAAAGTCCGCGTCAAGGCGGATGGCAGCGGTGTCGATCTTGCGAACGTGAAAATGTCGATGAACCCGTTCGACGAGATTGCCGTGGAAGAGGCGATCCGGCTGCGGGAAGCAGGCAAGGCCGAAGAGGTGGTTGCCGTCTCTATCGGGGTAAAGCAGGCGCAGGAAACCCTGCGCACGGCGCTGGCCATGGGGGCCGATCGCGCCATTCTGGTGATTGCCGCCGATGACGTACATCAGGACATCGAGCCGCTGGCCGTGGCCAAGATCCTCAAGGCGATTGTCGACGAGGAAAAGCCGGGTCTTGTGCTGGCCGGCAAGCAGGCGATTGACAATGACATGAACGCCACCGGGCAGATGCTGGCCGCCCTGCTGGGCTGGAGCCAGGCGACGTTTGCCTCCGAACTTGAAATTGACGGCGACCATGCGAAAGTGACGCGCGAAGTTGATGGCGGCTTGCAGACCATCAAGGTGACCATGCCTGCCATCGTGACCGTCGATCTGCGCCTTAACGAGCCGCGCTATGCCTCGTTGCCCAACATCATGAAGGCGAAGAAAAAGCCGCTCGACGAGAAAACCGCCGATGATTACGGCGTCGATGCCGCGCCCCGGCTTGAAATTACCGGCACTGCGGAGCCGGAATCGCGCAAGGCGGGCGAGATTGTGCCCGATGTGGAGACGCTGGTGGCGAAACTCAAAGAAAAGGGGGTCGTGTAA
- a CDS encoding ABC transporter permease, with protein MILRLAIASLFARALTVGMTIIAIALSVALFLGVEKVRTGAKASFADTISGTDLIVGARSGAVQLLLYSVFRIGNATNNVTWESYQNIAARSDVDWIVPISLGDSHRQFRVMGTTTGFFEHYKYRQGRSLAMADGAIMDDLFDTVIGADVATTLGYNVGDPIIVAHGLASFTEHKNQPFRVSGILAKTGTPVDRTVIVSMEAIEAIHVDWRRGAKVPGQSTPTDVIRQMDLTPKAITAALVGVQSPLQTFALQRAINEYDEEPLLAILPGVALQELWGIVGIAETALLAVSAMVVVTALIGMMATIFSSLNERRREMAIFRAMGARPATILSMLVLEAMLMAAVGALLGVVLLYIGLVIAQPTLDAAFGLWLPIDAPTLQEFWIILAVICAGAIVSLLPALRAYRMSVADGMMVKT; from the coding sequence ATGATCCTGCGACTGGCCATCGCTTCGCTATTTGCGCGTGCACTGACCGTTGGTATGACCATCATTGCGATTGCCTTGTCGGTCGCGTTGTTTCTTGGTGTCGAAAAGGTGCGCACCGGGGCCAAGGCCAGCTTTGCCGATACGATATCCGGGACGGATCTGATTGTCGGGGCGCGGTCGGGAGCGGTGCAACTGCTGCTCTATTCCGTGTTCCGTATCGGCAATGCGACCAACAACGTGACTTGGGAAAGCTATCAGAATATTGCCGCGCGATCAGATGTTGACTGGATCGTGCCGATCTCGTTGGGTGACAGCCATCGTCAATTCCGCGTGATGGGGACGACGACAGGCTTCTTTGAGCATTACAAATATCGACAAGGCAGATCGCTCGCTATGGCCGACGGAGCCATCATGGATGATCTGTTTGATACGGTTATCGGTGCTGATGTCGCGACAACCTTGGGGTACAATGTCGGCGATCCCATCATCGTCGCCCACGGCCTCGCGTCGTTCACCGAACACAAGAATCAGCCGTTTCGGGTGTCTGGCATTCTGGCAAAGACCGGCACGCCAGTTGACCGCACCGTGATCGTCAGCATGGAAGCGATTGAAGCGATCCATGTGGATTGGCGACGTGGCGCAAAGGTGCCCGGTCAATCAACACCTACCGATGTTATCCGCCAAATGGACCTGACGCCCAAGGCCATTACGGCGGCCCTTGTCGGCGTGCAAAGCCCGTTGCAAACCTTTGCCCTGCAACGTGCCATCAATGAATATGATGAAGAGCCTTTGCTCGCGATCTTGCCCGGCGTCGCCTTGCAAGAGCTGTGGGGGATCGTGGGCATCGCGGAAACTGCGCTGCTTGCGGTGTCAGCCATGGTGGTTGTGACAGCGTTAATCGGCATGATGGCGACAATCTTTTCCAGCCTCAACGAACGCCGCCGCGAAATGGCGATCTTTCGGGCCATGGGCGCACGACCTGCAACCATCTTGAGCATGCTGGTCTTGGAAGCGATGCTGATGGCGGCGGTTGGGGCACTGCTTGGGGTGGTATTGTTGTATATTGGATTGGTCATTGCACAGCCGACCCTCGACGCTGCGTTTGGTCTGTGGCTGCCGATTGATGCACCGACGCTGCAAGAATTTTGGATCATCCTCGCGGTGATCTGCGCTGGCGCAATTGTGAGTCTCCTCCCTGCTTTGCGGGCCTACAGAATGTCAGTTGCAGATGGTATGATGGTGAAGACATGA
- a CDS encoding cob(I)yrinic acid a,c-diamide adenosyltransferase, which produces MVVLSKIYTRTGDKGDTALGDGTRRAKFDARVASYGTSDELNSIVGLARLHATGDVDAALARIQNDLFDLGADLCRPDIGADAKAEYTPLRMVAAQVARLEAEIDAMTAVLQPLRSFILPGGTPLAAYLHQCRTVARRAERLAVELAQTEEVNPEAVKYLNRLSDWFFVSARMANDEGRDDVLWVPGATR; this is translated from the coding sequence ATGGTTGTTCTGTCGAAAATCTATACCCGCACCGGCGACAAGGGCGATACCGCGCTGGGCGATGGCACGCGCCGGGCGAAATTTGACGCGCGCGTTGCTTCCTATGGCACCAGCGATGAGTTGAATTCCATAGTCGGGCTGGCGCGGCTGCACGCGACGGGCGATGTGGATGCGGCCCTTGCGCGGATACAGAACGATCTCTTTGATCTCGGTGCCGATCTCTGCCGTCCGGACATCGGCGCTGACGCCAAGGCCGAATATACCCCGCTCAGGATGGTGGCGGCGCAGGTGGCGCGGCTGGAAGCGGAAATCGACGCGATGACCGCCGTTTTGCAACCGCTGCGCAGCTTTATCCTGCCCGGTGGCACACCATTGGCCGCGTATTTGCACCAGTGCCGCACCGTGGCCCGCCGGGCCGAACGGCTGGCCGTGGAACTGGCCCAAACCGAAGAGGTGAACCCCGAGGCGGTGAAATACCTTAACCGCTTGTCGGACTGGTTCTTCGTCTCCGCCCGGATGGCCAATGACGAGGGCCGCGACGATGTGCTTTGGGTGCCGGGGGCTACGCGCTGA
- a CDS encoding DUF3299 domain-containing protein: MLNRRHTLMLMSGAAIAPQTAFAATAREITWDDLLPPGLPYSEIIGEGEMDEANDTWNPIYDANAIKLNEALDGAYIKMPGYIVPFDVSAKGVSDFMLVPYIGACIHTPPPPANQLVVVHAAQPWPGDQLWDAVWVTGTLRTQLQSTNLGQTGYSIAADAIEAYVWRTDD; the protein is encoded by the coding sequence ATGTTGAATCGCAGACATACCTTGATGCTCATGTCGGGCGCGGCCATTGCACCCCAGACAGCATTTGCGGCCACAGCCCGTGAAATCACCTGGGATGATCTTTTGCCGCCCGGATTGCCTTATTCCGAAATCATCGGAGAAGGCGAAATGGACGAAGCGAATGATACGTGGAATCCGATCTACGATGCCAACGCGATCAAGCTGAACGAGGCTCTTGACGGTGCTTATATCAAAATGCCGGGGTATATCGTTCCTTTTGATGTCAGCGCGAAGGGTGTCTCCGACTTCATGCTCGTGCCCTACATAGGCGCGTGCATCCACACGCCGCCGCCGCCCGCGAACCAGCTTGTGGTGGTTCACGCTGCGCAGCCTTGGCCGGGTGATCAGCTTTGGGATGCTGTCTGGGTCACCGGGACCCTGCGCACGCAATTGCAATCGACCAACCTTGGCCAAACAGGCTATTCCATCGCAGCCGATGCGATAGAGGCCTATGTCTGGCGAACAGACGATTAA
- a CDS encoding Fur family transcriptional regulator: MRKQAAARQTDVLSVLKACDKPMTAYQILERLQVSEPDIAPPTVYRTLSALTDQGRAHRLESMKAFVPCRCNHAESVPVLAICEDCGSVEEHDGSSLLPKLTALTDQNAFRAQRHIVEIHGQCCTCAA; the protein is encoded by the coding sequence ATGAGAAAGCAGGCGGCGGCACGGCAGACGGATGTTTTGAGTGTGTTGAAAGCATGTGACAAGCCCATGACCGCTTACCAAATTCTTGAGCGTCTTCAAGTCAGTGAGCCGGATATCGCACCCCCGACGGTGTATCGCACACTCTCGGCACTCACCGATCAGGGGCGTGCGCATCGGCTCGAATCCATGAAGGCCTTTGTCCCTTGTCGCTGCAATCATGCTGAAAGCGTCCCGGTCCTTGCCATCTGTGAAGACTGCGGATCGGTCGAAGAACACGACGGCAGCAGTCTGTTGCCGAAGCTCACCGCGTTGACCGATCAAAACGCCTTTCGTGCGCAACGGCACATCGTAGAAATTCACGGACAGTGCTGCACTTGCGCAGCCTAA
- a CDS encoding SDR family NAD(P)-dependent oxidoreductase — protein sequence MTGKTILITGCSSGIGHDAAHGLAARGWRVFAACRKAEDCARLRDEGLESVELDYADTASIHAGLAQVLEATGGTLDALYNNGAFAIPGAVEDLPTGALREIFETNLFGVHELTRAVIPLMRAQGHGRIVNCSSVLGLVPMAWRGAYVATKFALEGLSDVLRLEMRDTPVHIILLEPGPVTSKIRVNSIPHFERWVDWQKSPRRAQYEDSLLQRLYKASDKPDRFELPAAAVTKKLVHALESARPRARYYITTPTYLMGTLRRLLPTRLLDWVISKG from the coding sequence ATGACAGGCAAGACCATCCTTATCACCGGCTGTTCAAGTGGCATCGGCCATGACGCGGCGCATGGGCTGGCGGCGCGCGGCTGGCGGGTTTTTGCGGCCTGTCGCAAGGCGGAGGATTGCGCGCGGCTGCGCGACGAGGGGCTGGAGAGCGTCGAGCTTGATTATGCCGACACGGCGTCGATCCATGCAGGCCTGGCGCAGGTGCTGGAGGCCACGGGCGGCACGCTTGATGCGCTTTATAACAACGGGGCTTTCGCCATTCCCGGCGCTGTCGAAGACCTGCCCACGGGCGCGCTGCGCGAGATATTCGAGACCAACCTCTTTGGGGTGCATGAGCTCACCCGTGCGGTGATTCCGCTGATGCGCGCGCAGGGCCATGGCCGAATCGTCAACTGCTCGTCGGTGCTCGGCTTGGTGCCGATGGCGTGGCGCGGCGCTTATGTGGCGACGAAATTCGCGCTCGAAGGGCTGAGCGATGTGCTCAGGCTGGAGATGCGCGACACACCTGTTCACATCATCCTGCTTGAGCCGGGGCCGGTCACCTCGAAAATCCGGGTCAATTCGATCCCGCATTTCGAACGCTGGGTCGACTGGCAGAAAAGCCCACGCCGGGCGCAATACGAGGACAGCCTGTTGCAACGGCTTTACAAGGCAAGCGACAAGCCAGACAGGTTTGAATTGCCCGCCGCAGCGGTGACGAAAAAGCTGGTCCATGCGCTTGAAAGCGCGCGACCACGGGCGCGGTATTACATCACCACGCCGACCTATTTGATGGGCACTCTGCGCCGTCTTCTGCCGACGCGGTTGCTGGATTGGGTGATTTCGAAGGGTTGA
- a CDS encoding 2-hydroxychromene-2-carboxylate isomerase has translation MPQMDFWFSIGSTYTYLTVMRLPAIAQAQGIDVTWRPFDVRAIMSELGNSPFIGKPEKTAHMWRDIERRAPVHTLSPRLPAPYPLKDLPFANQVARLGMTEGWGEAFTRAAYVNWFERGLPPDHGDGLSDALATAGQDPEPTLARARSDAAAGDLAAETRAARALGVFGSPSFTVDDELFWGDDRLEDAIAWAQHGKLI, from the coding sequence ATGCCACAAATGGATTTCTGGTTTTCCATCGGATCGACCTATACCTATCTCACCGTGATGCGGCTGCCCGCGATTGCCCAAGCGCAGGGCATCGACGTCACCTGGCGACCGTTCGACGTTCGTGCGATCATGTCCGAACTTGGCAATTCGCCGTTTATCGGCAAGCCCGAGAAAACCGCCCATATGTGGCGCGATATCGAACGCCGGGCGCCGGTTCATACGCTTTCGCCGCGCCTTCCCGCGCCCTACCCGCTCAAGGATTTGCCCTTCGCCAATCAGGTGGCCCGCCTTGGCATGACTGAAGGCTGGGGCGAGGCGTTTACCCGCGCGGCCTATGTCAACTGGTTTGAACGCGGCCTGCCGCCGGATCACGGCGACGGCCTGTCCGACGCGCTTGCCACCGCCGGACAGGACCCGGAGCCGACTCTAGCGCGTGCCCGCAGCGATGCCGCCGCCGGGGATCTGGCCGCGGAAACCCGCGCCGCCCGTGCGCTCGGGGTGTTCGGCTCCCCTTCCTTCACGGTCGATGACGAGCTTTTCTGGGGCGATGACCGGCTCGAGGATGCAATTGCATGGGCGCAGCATGGCAAATTGATCTGA
- a CDS encoding electron transfer flavoprotein subunit alpha/FixB family protein, whose protein sequence is MAVLLLGEVNNGELALDATAKAVTAAQSLGDVTVLCAGASAAAAGEAAAKIDGVAKVLVAEDASLGHRLAEPTAALVVSLAGDYEHIVAPATTDAKNVMPRIAALLDVMIISDASGVVSADTFERPIYAGNALQTVKSKDAKKVITFRTSTFDAAGSGGSASVESIGAADNPGLSEWVEDKVAASDRPELTSAGIVVSGGRGVGSEEDFQLIEKLADKLGAAVGASRAAVDSGFAPNDWQVGQTGKVVAPELYIAVGISGAIQHLAGMKDSKIIVAINKDEEAPIFQVADFGLVADLFTAVPELIEKL, encoded by the coding sequence ATGGCTGTTCTCCTGCTTGGTGAAGTCAATAATGGCGAATTGGCGCTTGATGCTACGGCGAAGGCCGTGACGGCGGCGCAGAGCCTTGGCGATGTGACCGTGCTCTGTGCCGGGGCGTCTGCTGCGGCGGCGGGTGAGGCTGCTGCGAAGATCGACGGCGTGGCCAAGGTGCTGGTGGCCGAGGATGCCTCTTTGGGGCACCGCCTTGCCGAACCGACGGCAGCGCTCGTTGTGTCGCTTGCGGGCGATTATGAGCATATCGTGGCCCCGGCCACGACGGATGCGAAGAACGTGATGCCACGGATTGCGGCGCTGTTGGACGTGATGATCATCTCGGATGCGTCCGGAGTTGTGTCAGCCGATACGTTCGAGCGGCCGATTTACGCCGGGAACGCGCTGCAAACGGTGAAATCGAAGGACGCGAAGAAGGTGATCACCTTCCGGACCTCGACTTTTGACGCCGCCGGAAGCGGCGGGTCGGCTTCGGTGGAAAGCATCGGTGCGGCGGACAATCCGGGCCTTTCGGAGTGGGTTGAGGACAAGGTTGCGGCCAGTGATCGCCCGGAACTCACCTCTGCCGGGATCGTCGTCTCGGGCGGGCGCGGCGTTGGCTCGGAAGAGGATTTCCAGCTGATCGAGAAGCTGGCTGACAAGCTCGGTGCCGCCGTTGGCGCATCGCGCGCGGCGGTCGATTCGGGCTTTGCGCCGAATGACTGGCAGGTCGGGCAGACCGGCAAGGTTGTGGCACCTGAGCTTTACATCGCGGTCGGTATTTCCGGGGCTATTCAGCACCTTGCGGGGATGAAGGACAGCAAGATCATCGTCGCCATCAACAAGGACGAAGAAGCGCCAATCTTTCAGGTCGCCGATTTCGGGCTTGTGGCCGATTTGTTCACCGCTGTGCCGGAACTGATCGAAAAGCTCTGA
- a CDS encoding cytochrome P450 — protein sequence MVDASPLPVHVPLVTRPMGLWASLGAARRNLLEILPDLAVRQPMVSGKTGVRWHMVMDPAAIRRILLEKLDDYPKSLVTKNLLKPAIGDSLFIAEGAHWRWQRRAAAPAFSHRNVSNLAPVMSAAAKASQDRVDAAGERAVDMYAEMVRATFEVIGNVTFSEGSNFDAEAVHEAIDSYIAAAGKVSLFDLLGAPDWVPRPGRMFSGRSVAQMKAAADGAVEARKASGPRAVPDLLDLLLEGEDPETKRKMNTAELRDNLLTFIVAGHETTALALSWALYLCAFDQAVQDRARAEAQEVLQGRVAEAKDLESLPFIRMIVDETLRLYPSAGIISRTARAADRLCGREVRPGDTVMIPIYALHRNRLLWQDADTFIPERFKDSKAIERYAYLPFGDGPRICIGASFAVQEAVIVLATLLSKRRFHLVPGKLPKPVMILTLRPEGGVWLTSEAA from the coding sequence ATGGTTGATGCAAGCCCCCTGCCCGTTCATGTGCCGCTGGTGACGCGGCCAATGGGGCTGTGGGCCTCGCTTGGCGCAGCGCGGCGCAACCTGTTGGAAATCCTGCCCGATCTGGCGGTGCGGCAACCGATGGTTTCGGGCAAGACCGGTGTGCGCTGGCATATGGTGATGGATCCGGCAGCAATCCGGCGTATCTTGTTGGAAAAGCTGGATGATTACCCGAAATCTCTGGTCACCAAGAACCTGTTGAAACCGGCAATCGGTGATTCGCTTTTCATTGCCGAGGGCGCGCATTGGCGCTGGCAACGGCGGGCGGCGGCACCGGCGTTTTCGCATCGCAACGTCAGCAACCTCGCCCCGGTGATGAGTGCGGCGGCCAAGGCCAGCCAAGACCGGGTGGACGCCGCCGGGGAACGGGCCGTGGACATGTATGCGGAAATGGTGCGCGCAACCTTCGAAGTCATTGGAAACGTGACATTTTCGGAAGGATCAAATTTTGATGCAGAGGCCGTTCACGAGGCGATAGACAGCTATATCGCGGCGGCGGGGAAGGTTTCGCTTTTTGATCTGTTGGGCGCGCCCGACTGGGTGCCGCGACCGGGGCGGATGTTTTCCGGTCGTTCTGTGGCGCAGATGAAGGCGGCGGCGGATGGTGCGGTGGAGGCGCGCAAGGCGTCCGGCCCGCGCGCTGTGCCGGACCTGCTTGATCTGTTGCTGGAGGGTGAAGACCCTGAAACGAAACGCAAAATGAACACGGCGGAGTTGCGCGATAACCTGCTCACGTTCATCGTGGCGGGCCATGAGACAACCGCGCTGGCGCTCAGTTGGGCGCTCTATCTGTGTGCTTTCGATCAGGCGGTACAGGACCGCGCGCGGGCGGAGGCGCAAGAGGTGCTGCAAGGTCGGGTGGCAGAGGCCAAGGATTTAGAATCGCTGCCATTCATCCGCATGATCGTGGATGAGACGCTGCGGCTTTACCCCTCGGCCGGGATCATTTCGCGCACTGCGCGCGCGGCGGACCGGCTTTGCGGGCGTGAGGTGCGCCCCGGCGATACGGTGATGATCCCGATTTACGCGCTGCACCGAAACCGCCTGTTGTGGCAGGATGCGGATACGTTCATTCCGGAAAGATTCAAGGATAGCAAGGCGATAGAGCGATATGCTTACCTCCCGTTCGGGGACGGGCCGCGGATTTGCATCGGGGCCAGTTTCGCGGTGCAGGAGGCGGTGATCGTGCTGGCGACGCTGCTCTCGAAGCGGCGGTTCCATCTGGTGCCGGGCAAGCTACCCAAGCCGGTGATGATCCTGACGCTGCGCCCGGAAGGCGGGGTCTGGCTAACCTCGGAGGCGGCATAG
- a CDS encoding ABC transporter ATP-binding protein codes for MADAVLDLFDVAYRWPGRAGFSLTVPRLSVAQGESVLLLGESGSGKSTLLSLICGTILPDGGRVSISGTDNTTLSGGARDKFRAEQIGVIFQQFNLLPFGSVMDNILLPLRFAPARRKRAGDAATQATALCTALGLPEDTVAAKTTALSVGQQQRVAVARALIGQPPLIIADEPTSALDATSQAAFLDLLFAQISAHNTSLLMVSHDPRLGERFDRVIRMEDIAQIERGAA; via the coding sequence ATGGCGGATGCGGTTCTTGATCTCTTCGATGTTGCCTATCGCTGGCCGGGGCGGGCCGGATTTTCCCTGACCGTTCCGCGCTTGTCGGTCGCTCAGGGAGAGTCGGTGTTGCTGCTGGGCGAGAGTGGATCGGGCAAATCGACTTTGTTGTCGCTGATCTGCGGCACGATTTTGCCGGATGGCGGCCGGGTCAGCATCTCAGGAACAGACAACACGACGCTGTCGGGCGGCGCGCGGGATAAGTTTCGCGCTGAACAGATCGGCGTGATCTTTCAGCAGTTTAATCTACTGCCTTTTGGATCGGTGATGGACAACATCCTGCTCCCGCTCCGCTTTGCCCCCGCGCGCCGCAAACGCGCTGGCGATGCTGCCACGCAAGCCACCGCGCTTTGCACAGCTCTTGGATTGCCAGAAGATACCGTTGCCGCAAAAACGACTGCACTGAGCGTTGGCCAGCAACAACGGGTGGCCGTTGCACGCGCGTTGATCGGGCAACCGCCGCTGATTATTGCGGATGAGCCGACCTCCGCGCTTGATGCGACGAGTCAGGCGGCCTTTCTCGACCTGTTGTTTGCGCAGATAAGCGCGCATAACACGTCGCTGTTAATGGTCAGCCACGATCCCCGTCTGGGTGAACGGTTTGACCGGGTGATCCGCATGGAAGACATCGCGCAGATCGAAAGGGGTGCGGCATGA
- a CDS encoding twin transmembrane helix small protein produces the protein MANDPLFWVVAIACVGVLVILMIGVGGFARGGEFNRKHANRIMRYRIAAQAVAVALILLFVWIRY, from the coding sequence ATGGCCAATGATCCTCTGTTCTGGGTGGTGGCGATTGCCTGTGTCGGCGTGCTTGTCATTCTGATGATCGGCGTTGGCGGCTTTGCCAGGGGCGGCGAGTTCAACCGAAAGCACGCCAACCGGATCATGCGTTATCGAATCGCCGCACAGGCGGTGGCGGTTGCGCTGATCCTGCTGTTCGTGTGGATCAGGTATTAA